One genomic segment of Anaerobiospirillum thomasii includes these proteins:
- a CDS encoding IS1634 family transposase has translation MCYDVTSISNYSTSLPMVAWGYNRDKERLPQVNVGMFCTIQRKLPVYFSCYNGSINDFTNLPYVLEQAKANGLKLDVPITLVIDGGFAVGDALDNARAHGCDFIVGAPLDFCKDIREQVLNWRRNPLSENTILIQRSDETIRCSVKDYNIGRINTRLMMYKSPLSTSRDEASLSSYVSKISEELRSATRLGPNRYKQYSQLFHINVNEKNEILSFEIKEKHYSEILELCGCFALFCTRNDLSPQEVLDIYRAKDCVEKAFSVFKNDILYERLEVKSQESIYGKLFIAFIALIIRRMLDNKLRPYLKISRIGLDSAIARLSDITCRKYGESWVLTSSLSKQQKELVETLNIPISFLDIKKG, from the coding sequence ATTTGCTATGACGTCACATCGATATCAAACTACTCCACTTCATTACCTATGGTTGCATGGGGATATAATCGCGATAAAGAAAGACTTCCTCAAGTAAATGTAGGTATGTTTTGCACCATTCAACGCAAGTTGCCTGTTTATTTCAGTTGTTACAATGGCTCAATTAATGATTTTACAAATCTGCCATATGTTTTAGAGCAGGCCAAAGCTAATGGTCTTAAGTTAGATGTACCTATAACATTGGTAATTGATGGAGGTTTTGCTGTTGGGGACGCTCTTGATAATGCAAGAGCTCATGGCTGTGACTTTATTGTTGGTGCTCCTCTTGACTTCTGCAAGGACATTAGAGAACAGGTTTTGAACTGGAGACGAAATCCATTATCAGAAAATACAATCCTTATTCAGCGCAGTGATGAGACTATACGCTGCTCTGTTAAGGACTACAATATTGGCCGCATAAATACAAGACTTATGATGTATAAGTCTCCACTTTCAACCTCAAGAGATGAAGCATCTTTGAGCTCGTATGTATCTAAAATTAGTGAAGAGTTAAGATCTGCAACTCGCCTTGGTCCAAATAGGTACAAGCAATACTCTCAGCTCTTTCATATTAATGTAAATGAAAAGAACGAGATTTTAAGTTTTGAGATCAAGGAAAAGCACTACTCTGAGATCCTGGAACTTTGTGGATGTTTTGCTTTGTTCTGTACACGCAATGATTTATCGCCACAAGAGGTGCTTGATATCTATAGAGCTAAAGATTGCGTTGAGAAAGCTTTCAGTGTCTTCAAGAACGATATTCTCTATGAAAGACTCGAGGTTAAGAGTCAAGAAAGCATATACGGCAAGTTGTTTATAGCCTTCATTGCGCTTATTATTCGACGCATGCTTGATAACAAGCTAAGACCTTATCTAAAGATCTCTCGTATTGGTTTAGATAGTGCTATTGCTCGGTTATCTGACATTACCTGTAGAAAATATGGGGAAAGCTGGGTTCTAACAAGCTCCCTTTCAAAGCAACAGAAAGAGCTAGTAGAGACTCTTAACATCCCTATAAGTTTCTTAGATATAAAGAAGGGGTAG
- a CDS encoding SrfA family protein — translation MLHALLNSGKITQYKYIAQDGFAIYEKAKSFRDALIKAPEVGPAYVKYLAVPSYDPLDGHIDWFTPNESRSSDGEYQIVKWSAASDDEKRAAYAKLKQLEDVLKVYGRRLISRGASGDMLVLAHFLTGNQKGNILPAIHFPNQDCVFIVDGEPVITFWGFIENDASIDISPLSRLSMPQGRVQATIASASASAAAGAPNDNSNEKRGHSCALFPHWKCLLLGLLLLLLLPLLLWLLSKLFNFNLPFFNPALPDLPSISAPDISKTPVNTEAAADKTVHTADAVDVTAPSVPVTSAPQANLDALDAPVANIPDLKEPAVQNPLDALTGTQAETDSGDNSTESDAPVDSADESKSPESQDNAPAADNNAVSDKGSVGNVNPFADGALSIDPAAVQKGDLSSLNGHWQTKSGLMDTNSGKPLNLSYDHKDNVGQLTITRQDGVKCTVGSKASNDNGAVSITPDGAAVCKDNVTYQMPDIKCSQQSDGSTRCFGQYDNQSAFPIRIFKN, via the coding sequence ATGCTGCATGCTTTATTAAATTCAGGCAAGATTACCCAATATAAATATATTGCCCAGGATGGTTTTGCCATCTATGAAAAGGCCAAAAGTTTCAGAGATGCTTTGATTAAAGCTCCTGAGGTAGGTCCTGCCTATGTCAAATATCTTGCTGTACCAAGTTATGATCCACTTGATGGGCATATTGACTGGTTTACCCCAAATGAAAGCCGCTCTTCTGATGGTGAGTATCAGATTGTAAAGTGGTCGGCTGCCTCTGATGATGAAAAGAGGGCTGCCTATGCCAAGCTAAAACAGCTTGAGGATGTGCTCAAGGTCTATGGCAGACGTCTTATAAGCCGTGGAGCTAGCGGTGATATGCTGGTGCTGGCGCACTTTTTAACAGGCAATCAGAAGGGCAATATACTGCCTGCCATTCATTTTCCAAATCAGGACTGCGTCTTTATTGTAGACGGCGAGCCTGTCATTACCTTCTGGGGCTTTATTGAAAATGATGCAAGTATAGATATAAGTCCTTTGTCGCGTCTGTCTATGCCGCAAGGCAGGGTTCAGGCTACAATAGCTTCGGCATCTGCATCGGCTGCAGCTGGTGCACCAAATGATAATAGCAATGAAAAAAGAGGGCATAGCTGTGCACTTTTTCCACATTGGAAATGCCTGCTTTTAGGCCTGCTGTTATTATTGCTGCTGCCGCTTTTATTATGGCTTTTATCAAAGCTCTTTAATTTTAATCTGCCGTTTTTTAATCCTGCACTGCCAGATCTGCCATCAATAAGTGCACCTGATATTAGTAAAACACCTGTGAATACAGAGGCTGCTGCTGATAAGACAGTACATACTGCTGATGCTGTTGATGTAACAGCACCATCAGTGCCTGTAACTTCAGCTCCTCAGGCCAATTTAGATGCACTTGATGCACCTGTTGCTAATATTCCTGATCTAAAAGAGCCTGCTGTGCAAAATCCTTTAGATGCGCTTACAGGTACACAGGCAGAGACAGATTCAGGTGACAATTCCACAGAGTCTGATGCTCCTGTAGATAGTGCAGATGAGAGCAAGAGCCCTGAGAGTCAGGATAATGCGCCTGCTGCTGATAATAATGCAGTATCGGACAAGGGCAGTGTTGGCAATGTCAATCCTTTTGCTGATGGGGCTTTGAGTATTGATCCTGCTGCTGTACAAAAGGGCGATCTGTCATCGCTCAACGGTCACTGGCAGACAAAGTCCGGTCTTATGGATACAAATTCAGGCAAGCCTTTGAATTTAAGCTATGATCATAAGGATAATGTAGGTCAGCTTACCATTACCCGTCAGGATGGAGTCAAATGCACTGTAGGATCAAAGGCCTCAAATGATAATGGCGCTGTGTCTATAACTCCAGATGGTGCTGCTGTGTGCAAGGATAATGTCACCTATCAGATGCCAGATATTAAATGCTCTCAGCAAAGTGATGGCAGTACCAGATGTTTTGGTCAGTATGACAATCAGAGCGCATTTCCAATAAGAATATTTAAAAACTAG
- a CDS encoding VWA domain-containing protein: MIRIDRVLKDSLSDRALALIPHLEAIGSSLGLALGQSFASLFATAKEDGEYINFFAKSSGNISYTDYEELKNTNSSLFELLEQKCSGIKDYLHSALCTDPLLNEHKENIIYFLDNIPKLALIEGQQVLIVIAQSKEQAAAIGAAPAASAVAGGAAAATSHTLCYILTALFALLLFLGVLWWLFLRPWPLSGDCASFFADLPPKLDYISEHEQQKLDELNARLLDADTKSSQKDDEIARLNEELLKKEQEAKNNQEDRLKHDEMLKSKDEQIQKLKDDIKKLESQTKAQKVKVTDPAMASKPKCSDLKKSNKYPRLVIAFDGSESMLSNDIDYTTAHNRINLAKKAVSDMVPLIDKRVSIGLVEINGCPLAKNHGFFASDARSALISKVRAISPYSYDGKTPLSSGILNIANSVDGVESDDVGILISDGEDTCFGAEVCSLAASIHKAKPRLKIHVLSIAQDISNVKCVADITGGKILEPQSVSDFTQQLNNLSSELNQGRICKD, encoded by the coding sequence ATGATTAGAATAGACAGAGTTTTAAAAGACAGTTTATCAGACAGAGCATTAGCCTTAATTCCCCATCTTGAAGCTATAGGCAGCAGTTTAGGGCTTGCCTTAGGGCAGAGCTTTGCCTCACTTTTTGCAACAGCAAAGGAGGATGGTGAGTATATAAACTTTTTTGCAAAAAGCTCTGGCAATATAAGCTATACAGACTATGAGGAGCTTAAGAATACCAACAGCTCTCTTTTTGAACTATTAGAGCAAAAGTGCAGCGGTATTAAAGATTATCTGCACTCAGCCTTGTGCACTGATCCACTGCTTAATGAGCATAAAGAGAATATTATCTATTTTCTTGACAATATACCAAAGCTTGCGCTTATTGAAGGGCAGCAGGTTCTTATTGTCATAGCACAGAGCAAAGAGCAGGCTGCAGCAATAGGGGCCGCACCAGCAGCCTCTGCTGTTGCAGGAGGGGCTGCGGCTGCCACCTCCCATACTCTGTGTTATATTCTGACAGCTCTTTTTGCTCTGCTCTTGTTTCTTGGTGTTTTGTGGTGGCTGTTTTTAAGACCATGGCCGCTTAGTGGAGATTGCGCCAGTTTCTTTGCCGATCTGCCGCCAAAGCTTGATTATATTTCTGAACATGAGCAGCAGAAATTAGATGAGCTTAATGCCAGACTTTTAGATGCTGATACCAAGAGTTCTCAAAAGGATGATGAGATAGCTCGTTTAAATGAGGAGCTTTTAAAGAAAGAGCAGGAGGCTAAAAATAATCAGGAGGACAGATTAAAGCACGATGAGATGCTAAAGAGCAAGGATGAGCAGATACAAAAGCTCAAAGATGATATTAAAAAGCTTGAATCTCAGACTAAGGCCCAAAAGGTCAAGGTCACAGATCCTGCCATGGCCTCAAAGCCTAAATGCTCCGATCTTAAAAAGAGCAATAAATATCCGCGTCTTGTCATAGCCTTTGATGGCAGCGAGTCCATGCTCTCCAATGATATTGATTATACAACGGCTCATAATAGAATAAATTTAGCCAAAAAGGCTGTATCTGATATGGTGCCTCTTATTGATAAAAGAGTAAGTATTGGTCTTGTGGAGATTAATGGCTGTCCTCTTGCCAAAAATCATGGATTTTTTGCCTCAGATGCAAGATCTGCTCTTATCTCAAAGGTCAGGGCCATAAGTCCGTACAGCTATGATGGAAAAACTCCGCTGTCATCTGGAATTTTGAATATTGCCAACAGTGTTGATGGTGTAGAGAGTGATGATGTGGGCATTTTAATCTCAGATGGTGAGGATACGTGCTTTGGTGCTGAGGTGTGCTCGCTTGCAGCCTCAATACACAAGGCCAAGCCGCGCCTTAAGATCCATGTGCTAAGCATTGCCCAGGATATATCCAATGTCAAATGTGTAGCTGACATTACAGGCGGTAAGATACTAGAGCCGCAGAGTGTCAGTGATTTTACTCAACAGTTAAACAATCTGTCATCTGAATTGAATCAGGGACGTATCTGCAAGGACTGA
- a CDS encoding SUMF1/EgtB/PvdO family nonheme iron enzyme gives MKKYLLSIACLALYTSVSNAAQIKEIFYNPKPLSDDVVVSMPCDMKMVFRKVYTSYDNERIKDKSFRAGGEQNTDLISESLNTRYVQGSFKDKKGYYYLLGKYELSALQYQVLTDEKCPKATVKGRMPAVNISYFDAQRAAANYSLYLQNAKDAPKADGVAAFARMVTDSEFEFAVRGGLVSSQAQFDAMLPPMEGSLNDYAVYQGVESANGKISPIGTRKGNVLGLFDLFGNANEMMHDLFHATRTGRLHGQGGGFTVRGGSFLTAADEMSSAYRKERSFFIKGKENKSRDMSTRLVLSLPVISSLQSADALNAEIKKLGYDSDEKDSRGGNLKTVESLDKIIANNKKTLDENKKLILKGEKDLKDEKALSAKLKERNSSLSEQIESMGSALSALKQDMVKANAARDEMRDRAIASNIRIGALMCSIVSDYKKSEVTAKKRLDLIKDMADKDESYKESYKKAKAQHEAFVQDLKMVSDTYGSLIAMTQSSYDLPLVKQQLSTAGESLGALSDNKMFAQFINNFYSDLLSYSKDRKKDLKKNEQKWIEGCFKTGSAADK, from the coding sequence ATGAAAAAGTATCTGTTATCTATAGCCTGTTTAGCCCTTTATACTTCAGTATCCAATGCTGCACAGATAAAGGAGATCTTTTACAATCCAAAGCCATTGTCTGATGATGTTGTAGTATCTATGCCATGTGATATGAAAATGGTGTTTAGAAAAGTCTATACCTCCTATGACAATGAGCGCATCAAGGATAAAAGCTTTAGAGCAGGAGGCGAGCAAAATACCGATCTTATCTCTGAGAGTTTAAATACACGCTATGTGCAGGGCTCATTTAAGGATAAAAAAGGTTATTACTATCTGCTTGGCAAATATGAGTTAAGTGCATTGCAGTATCAGGTTTTAACTGATGAAAAATGCCCCAAGGCTACAGTCAAGGGACGTATGCCTGCTGTCAATATAAGTTATTTTGATGCGCAAAGGGCAGCTGCCAATTACTCACTGTATCTGCAAAATGCCAAGGATGCCCCTAAAGCAGATGGCGTTGCAGCCTTTGCGCGTATGGTTACAGACAGTGAGTTTGAATTTGCCGTGCGTGGCGGACTTGTAAGCTCACAGGCACAGTTTGATGCCATGCTGCCTCCTATGGAGGGTAGTTTGAATGATTATGCTGTCTATCAGGGTGTGGAGTCTGCCAATGGTAAAATCTCACCTATAGGTACCAGAAAGGGCAATGTGCTTGGCCTGTTCGATCTTTTTGGCAATGCCAATGAGATGATGCATGATTTGTTTCATGCCACAAGAACAGGACGTCTGCATGGCCAGGGTGGCGGCTTTACAGTGCGCGGCGGCAGTTTTTTAACTGCAGCAGATGAGATGAGCAGTGCCTATAGAAAAGAGCGTTCCTTTTTTATAAAGGGCAAGGAGAATAAATCGCGTGACATGTCAACACGTTTAGTGCTCTCTTTGCCTGTGATTTCATCTTTGCAAAGTGCCGATGCTCTAAATGCCGAGATTAAAAAATTAGGTTATGACTCAGATGAAAAGGACAGCAGGGGCGGTAATTTAAAGACTGTAGAAAGTCTTGATAAGATAATTGCTAACAATAAAAAGACCCTTGATGAAAATAAAAAACTTATTTTAAAGGGTGAAAAGGATTTAAAGGATGAAAAGGCCTTATCTGCAAAGCTCAAAGAGCGCAACAGCTCATTAAGTGAGCAGATTGAGAGCATGGGCAGTGCGCTAAGTGCCCTCAAGCAGGATATGGTCAAGGCCAATGCTGCACGTGATGAGATGCGTGACAGAGCCATAGCCTCAAATATAAGAATAGGCGCTCTTATGTGCTCTATAGTCTCTGACTATAAAAAGAGTGAGGTTACAGCTAAAAAGAGACTTGATCTTATAAAAGACATGGCTGATAAGGATGAGAGCTATAAAGAGAGTTATAAAAAGGCAAAGGCTCAGCATGAGGCCTTTGTGCAGGATTTAAAGATGGTCTCTGACACCTATGGATCACTTATTGCAATGACACAGAGCAGCTATGATCTGCCTCTTGTCAAACAGCAGTTAAGTACAGCAGGCGAGTCATTAGGCGCCTTGTCTGATAACAAGATGTTTGCGCAGTTTATAAATAATTTTTATTCAGATCTGCTCTCGTACAGCAAAGATAGAAAAAAAGATCTTAAAAAGAATGAACAAAAGTGGATTGAAGGCTGTTTTAAAACAGGCAGTGCCGCCGATAAATAG
- a CDS encoding FtsX-like permease family protein: MFKLAIRDLVFDRWMSLCTAITVCAIIAPLLLLYSLRFGIVSTMQHSLVSDPYALRISFRTGAQLDEAFFKSIRDRDDVAFVIEQTRDISNSVVIFKDNKRISVNAEASGYGDPTLLMSKLDSNFQNDSVYVSASAATRLKLAQGDSLSVQISRLNEGITQIKRAVFKVRGIINSKYEKRDAIYLSLPVILAIEDYKSGYEPEIFSDGSKVAPVRHYYEKALIYGKDIYTLEALVSYLEAQGYDINSKVHEVVGLKNIKSTLDFIFTVIASCSSFCAFLVLIGFNTGAIKRRMKSIALMRLTGFSMGQIKTMIVYENLILGLCGMLLSLLLYLSGSFIFNQRFALQLGQDSVVSTLLAEHIAIAFVLCAAVSVFSALMCLSMLLGRFNVADKLREI; this comes from the coding sequence ATGTTTAAACTTGCCATAAGAGATCTTGTCTTTGACAGGTGGATGTCACTGTGTACGGCCATTACAGTCTGTGCCATTATTGCTCCTTTGCTGTTGCTCTATTCGCTGCGCTTTGGTATTGTCAGCACCATGCAGCACAGTCTTGTTTCAGATCCTTATGCCCTGCGCATCAGCTTTAGAACAGGCGCGCAGCTTGATGAGGCCTTTTTTAAAAGCATAAGAGACAGAGATGATGTGGCCTTTGTTATAGAGCAGACCCGTGATATTTCAAATTCTGTGGTTATATTTAAAGATAACAAGCGCATTTCTGTCAATGCCGAGGCCAGTGGCTATGGCGATCCTACACTTTTAATGTCAAAGCTTGATTCTAACTTTCAAAATGACAGTGTCTATGTCTCAGCATCTGCAGCCACAAGATTAAAACTTGCACAGGGTGACAGTCTTAGTGTACAGATCTCAAGGCTTAATGAGGGTATCACACAGATAAAGCGTGCTGTCTTTAAAGTCAGGGGCATTATCAACAGCAAGTATGAAAAGCGCGATGCCATCTATCTGTCACTGCCAGTAATTTTGGCCATTGAGGATTACAAGTCAGGCTATGAGCCAGAGATTTTCTCTGATGGCTCCAAAGTGGCACCTGTGCGCCACTATTATGAAAAGGCTTTAATCTATGGCAAGGATATCTATACTCTTGAGGCCCTGGTCTCCTATCTTGAGGCTCAGGGATATGATATAAACTCCAAGGTGCATGAGGTAGTGGGGCTTAAAAATATCAAGAGCACGCTTGATTTTATCTTTACAGTTATAGCCTCATGCTCAAGCTTCTGTGCCTTTTTAGTGCTTATAGGCTTTAATACAGGCGCCATAAAAAGAAGGATGAAATCCATTGCCCTTATGCGTCTTACAGGCTTTAGCATGGGACAGATCAAAACCATGATTGTCTATGAAAATCTGATTTTAGGCCTGTGCGGCATGCTTTTATCCCTGCTTTTGTATCTGTCAGGATCTTTTATTTTCAATCAGAGATTTGCATTGCAGTTAGGTCAGGACAGTGTAGTTTCAACACTGCTTGCAGAGCATATTGCAATAGCCTTTGTGCTGTGTGCTGCTGTCAGTGTATTTTCAGCTTTGATGTGCCTTTCTATGCTGCTTGGCAGATTTAATGTGGCAGATAAGCTACGTGAGATTTAA
- a CDS encoding ABC transporter ATP-binding protein → MEYTLYVKDLSFRRSDVFALHLDSLSLKAGDVVALTGQSGCGKSTLLECIGLLHDSLKAKSFKIKGLDALSLKGASYDSIRRTAFGYMPQTDGLLPFLSVEQNIKVQIDLSHHDKDKEYRHKLQDRAMALCAALDIGHLVAKKAHEMSIGQRQRASFIRSIAHEPALLLIDEPTSALDPVHALELFAIIKEVVQKSSSAAVVVTHDHSSVERYDYDICSYLGIENGICSFAMQERLHV, encoded by the coding sequence ATGGAATATACTCTTTATGTAAAGGATTTGAGCTTCAGACGCTCTGATGTTTTTGCACTGCATCTTGACAGCCTGTCTTTAAAGGCAGGCGATGTGGTGGCTCTTACCGGACAGTCAGGCTGCGGCAAGTCAACTTTGCTTGAGTGCATAGGTCTTTTACATGACAGCCTTAAAGCCAAAAGCTTTAAGATAAAAGGTCTTGATGCTTTGAGCCTTAAGGGCGCCTCCTATGACAGTATAAGACGTACGGCCTTTGGCTATATGCCGCAGACAGACGGTCTGCTGCCTTTTTTATCTGTAGAACAGAATATAAAGGTGCAGATAGATTTGTCCCATCATGATAAGGATAAAGAGTATAGACATAAGTTACAGGACAGGGCCATGGCATTGTGTGCTGCTCTTGATATTGGTCATCTTGTTGCTAAAAAGGCCCATGAAATGTCCATAGGACAAAGACAGCGTGCCTCTTTTATACGATCTATTGCCCATGAGCCTGCGCTTTTGTTAATAGATGAGCCCACATCGGCTTTAGATCCTGTGCATGCTCTTGAGCTTTTTGCCATTATCAAAGAGGTAGTGCAAAAAAGCAGCAGCGCAGCTGTGGTTGTGACACATGATCACAGCAGTGTAGAGCGCTATGACTATGACATATGCTCCTATCTTGGTATAGAAAATGGCATCTGCTCTTTTGCCATGCAGGAGAGATTACATGTTTAA